The DNA sequence TTCTTGCCAAGTTTTAATGGCTTCTGGTTTTCTTTTGGCAATATCTTCATCCCACTGAAACCAAGGTTTATCTTGGTAGTAATCTTTTAAAGCCATGTAGAGAGAATAGTTTTCTAGCCAGTCTTTATGAGTTTGGCAAAAATCAACAAATTCTTTGGCATATTCGTCTTTTTCTCTTTCTTGGAAAGCGTTAAAGGCTTTGCGTAAAATAGGATACTTAGTTTGAATAACTAAATCATAATCAATATGAGTGGGAGAGTGAGAAGCGAAAGCATTGCTAAGATTATCTAAATCTTCTTGAGTTATTAAACCATCCCCAAATAAAATATCTACACTGATTAGAAGAGGATTCCCCGCTAAAGCAGAATAAGCTAAGTAAGGTGAATTTCCAGCCCCCGTAGGACCCAACGGTAAAATCTGCCATACCCCTTGATCACTTTCGTTCAAAAAATCTACAAAACGATAAGCACTATTTCCTAAGTCTCCAATACCGTAAGCATTGGGCAAAGAGGTGGGATGGAGCAAAACACCGCTCAATCTACGATTTAACATAAAAACTATATCCTAAAAATGTTGTCTATAAGCCTGTTTGCGTAACTTGCAGGGGCAATGAAAAATAAAAACAAAGAATATTCTGACTCTACAAAGGGGTTTTGTGTTGTCAACTGTCAAGGGTCAATTGATAGTAATAATTACTCGAACTAAAGTAATTTAGAGATCTCCACGCAAAGCATAAAGAATAAACACAATTACAGGACCGGCAATTAATATAAAACTAACAGAGGTCAATTGTAAAATGACTTCTAAGTTTAGATTACTAAAAAAATTGCTAATAAAATCCATAGTAACTCCTAGCTTTTTAATTGATAATTTTAAATTTTATTTCTTAGTCTCACCAGAATATATCATACTAGGAAAAGTTCTCCTATTCATCTGTCTGTTTAGGGAAAATTTATTAAGTTTTGTTACAGATTTTATCTTCTATGAATCAATGGCGTTGTATTGAAAACTGTGGTGCGTGTTGTAATTTAGATCCGAGCGATCGCCCCGATTTAGAGCAGTATTTAACTCAGGAGGAATTGACCTTATATTTGAGCATGGTGGGAGAAGATGGTTGGTGCATTAACTATGATCATGAGCTACGGAAGTGTAATATTTACGATGATAGACCTCGTTTTTGTCGTGTAAAACCTGATATTTTTGAGCAGATGTATGACATACCCTTAGAAGAATTTGAAGAATTTGCGATCGATTGTTGCCATCAACAAATTGAGGCTGTTTACGGTGAGGAAAGTGAAGAAATGGAGAGATATATTAGTCAAGTTAATTAGGTTTCAATATTCCATCGAACTGAAATTATATTTTTGTCCAACAACTTTTTAATTGTTATACCTTGTCATACTGAATGTAACACCATTATGCTTTATATTCTAATCTCAGGAAAGTTAAGGGGTGCGATGCCAAAGGCACAGCGTAATGGTAATTTGAGAAATTTTTGTGCAAAAATAGCCTAAAATACGGTCAGCGTAAGGGATTTAGGTAAACACGATAAAAATGGCTGAAACTCCTACTATCAAAGGAAAAGTTATCAATCGATGTAAAATCTTTAATTCATAAGGATTTGAGACTCATAGTTTGATATTTTTAGCTTAAGTACCGCTAATTCCCCAACAACCTAATACTTACCCTATATTCTTAAACCAAACTGAGGTTAGATAATAACATTCTCCTTCAGCCACTTGCTAAACATTTTTAATATTGAGGTAATGTTACAGCCCCTTTGAGAAAATTTAGCTCATTGGTGGTGCTAAGAATTTAACTGTTAAAGTGATGACTGCTAGGAGTAATCCACTGACAACGGTTATAAAAATACCTCTGTTAGTAAACTCAAGATTATCAAGTCTTTTGCTAAACCCTTCTTGATTACCCTTAATTGATGCTATTTCCACTCTCATATCATTTAATTTGTTATCTACTTGCTCAAAACGAGAGTCTATTTTTTCATTAACTTGCTCAAATTTGCGATCAACTTGCTCAAATTTAGAGTTAATTAAATCCTTTAACTCTTTTAAATCGTTATCTGTTACTGTACTCATGTTAAAATTGTTAATGGATAAAAGAACTCAGAGGATAGAAGTATTATTAGCCTTACTCCCGTCCTTGCTTCAATTTTACACCGACCGAATGAATTTATCTAACCTACTCATTCCTTTTTCAATGGTTGTCATATCCGTTGCGTAAGAAAGACGGATGCAATTATCATCACCAAAAGCAATACCGGGGATAGTAGCAACTTTTTCTTGTTGTAAGAGTTTTTCACAAAATTCGAGGGATTTTAAGCCAGTTGAGCTAATATCCACAAATAGATAAAATGCTCCGTAGGGTAAAGGGCAACTAATACCCTGAATAGATTGTATGGCAGAGTACATAAATTTTCTTCTTTCGGTGAAGGCTTCTAGCATTTCTTTCACACAGTCTTGGGAAGATTCTAAAGCTGCGATCGCGCCATATTGAGCAAAACTACAAACATTAGAGGTGGTGTGACTTTGAATTGTTGTCATGCCTTTGATGATGTCCACGCTACCTGCAATATAACCCACACGCCAACCAGTCATAGAATAGGCTTTGGCAAATCCATTACAAACAATAGTCCGTTTAAAAACTTCTTCGTTGACAGCACCGATACTCAGATGGGTTGCTCCTTCGTAAAGGATTTTTTCATAAATTTCATCTGATACTACTAATATATCTTGTTTGACAACAATTTCTGCAAGAGAGCGGATTTCTTCGGGGGTATAGACTGCTCCTGTGGGATTAGAAGGGGAATTGAGGATTAAGAGTTTAGTTTTAGGAGTAATAGCCGATTCTAACTGCTCAGGGGTGATTTTATAATTATTTTCTGCGGAGGTAATAACAAAAATAGATTTTCCTCCAGCTAACGTCACCATTTCAGGGTAACTTAACCAATAGGGTACGGGGATTATAACTTCATCTTCAGACTCAATTAAGGCGAATATAAGGTTAAATAAGGCGTGTTTTCCCCCATTAGTAACAATGACATTTTCCGCTTGATAGTTTAAATTATTATCCCTTTGCAATTTAGATGCGATCGCATTTTTGAGGGGTAATTCTCCCGCCGCCGCTCCATACCTAGTTTTACCCTCATCTAGCGCTTTTTTCGCCGCTTCTTTAATATGATTGGGGGTATCAAAATCTGGCTCTCCTGCACTGAAACTACATACGTCTAAGCCCTCAGCTTTCATTGCTTTAGCTTTTGCAGAGATGGTTAAGGTAATAGAGGGAGTTACTTGGGAGATGCGTTCTGCGAAGCAGTTCCCTTTGGGGTCGGCTAATTGTGTCATGGAATTTATTATAAGAAAAAAATTATCTATTAGTAAATAATAATTATTTAATCTTGATCAGTAAAAAACATTACCATAATTTGCTAAAAAAGTATTAGCCATGTTCAGAAAGAGCTGTCAGGTTTCGGGTTTGACGGTTGCAGGTGGTAGGGGGAAACAAGTTAGGAGTTAGGAGTTAGGAGTTATTAATTATCAACTATTTACCTTTGCCCCTTGCCCTTTTCCCTTTCCTTTTTGCCTTTTTTGTCTTACCCCTTGCCCTTTGCTCTTTCGCTGTTAGAATCTTAACAATTAATCAAAATCAATCTCTAATTAATTCATGTTAAATGTTAATGAAGTAGAACAAATTATTTCTAATTTAATTAAACCCATTAAAGATATAGAATTAGTTTCTCTCTCTTCAGTTGATAATCGTGTTTTAGCGCAAGATATTACCTCTGATTTAGATTTTCCTTATTGGGATAACTCGGCAATGGATGGTTATGCTGTTAAATATAGTGATGTTGCCCTTGCATCTGAAAAAAATCCCGTAATCTTAAAAGTAGTAGAAGAAATTAAAACAGGATATAGCCCCAAAAAAAAATTAAAAATGGGAGAGGCGGCTCGAATTTTTACAGGGGGGATGTTACCTAAAGGGGCTGATACTATCGTTATTCAAGAAAATACCCTCCGTCAAGGGGATAATGTCTCAATTACTCATCCCCCTCTCAAAGGAGAATTTGTAAGGCATAAAGGTTCATTTTATCAGGCAGGAAAGTGTTTAATTTCCGCAGGAAGTCGCATTAATGCTCCTGAAGTGGCTATTTTAGCTACGGCACAATGTTTAGATATACCTGTAGTGCGATCGCCTCGTATTGCCATTATTTCCACAGGAGATGAATTAATTAGTCCTCAAGATACCCTACAAACAGGGAAAATTATCGACTCTAATCAATACTTGATTGCCAGTTTCTTGAAACAAAATGGGGCTATTCCTTTACCATGGGGCATTATTCCTGATGAATTAGATGCCCTTGAAATAGCTGTAACAAGAGCTTTAGCTGAAGCTGACTGGATTATTTCCACTGGGGGAGTGTCTGTAGGAGAATATGACTATGTGGATAAAGTGATTAAAAAATTAGGGGGAGAAATCAAGGTTAAAAATGTCAGAATGAAACCGGGTAAACCTTTAACTATAGCTACATTTGGAGAGAATAAATTATATTTTGGTATTCCGGGAAATCCTGTTTCCACTATGGTTACTTGTTGGCGTTTTCTTAAAGATGCGATCGCAAAATTATCAGGGGAAATAAATCCTTCTTCTTTACCCATTGTTAAAGGTATAACTTGTAATCATTTGCGTTCTCAAGGAACAAGAGAAACCTATTTATGGGGCTATACTAATCTTGTGGATGGTTACTATCAATTTAGTATGGCAGAAGGTTCTCATAATTCTGGTAATTTAATTAATCTGCAAGGAGTAAATAGTTTAGCAATTATTCCAGTGGGAGTTAATTTAATTGAAATGGGGGATGATGTTTCTATCTTTCTTATAAATTAATTGAGACTCGTTTATGCAATTCTCAGATTATGGTAAGCAATGGTAATTAACAATCAGTGATTCGTAATGATGCACTTTAATTTAAGTTAAAAATTAGTTTCTCCCTAAATACCCCAATACCCTAATCTCCTAATTCCCTAACGAATAAATCTTAGTTGTGGCTATTTCTGATTTTTCCATTAGAATTATCGCATATATAAATAAAACTTGTCGGATTTTTGTACAATGAAAAGAAAATCATTGCGATTAATTGACAGTTCTCCTTTTCTCTCAGGAGTATTAGGAATTACTGCTACAGTTATAACCTCATTTTCTCTGCTCTATCCAACAGTGGCTCAAAATGTTGCAACAGAAATTAATATTGTTGCAGGAGATGAGTCAGGAGAATATTATGGGGCGGCTAAAGATATTGAAAAATTAGCCCGAGAAAATAATCTTGATATAGACATTATTGCGACAAAAGGGGCTTTACAAAATATTGATGATGTTTTCCGCTATGACAGTGTTAGTTTGGGATTAACTCAGAGTGATATTCTTGCTTTTTACAACACCTTTGCTAATGACAATGAGGAAATACGTCGCAAAGCTGAAAGTTTAAGAATAGTTTTACCTCTTTATCAAGAAGAAGTCCATCTTATTACACGGAAAGATATTAAGTCAGTGCAAGATTTAGAGGGCAAGATAATTTCTATTGGTGATGAAAATAGTGGAACAAGTGCAACCGCTACAACTTTACTTTTTCAATGGGGAGTTAATCCTCAAGAGTTGTTGACTTATGATGTAAAGCGTAGTATTGATGCTCTACGAGATGGAGAAATTGATGCGATGTTTTATGTGGTGGGAGCTCCTGCAAAGGTTTTAACAGAACAAATTTTGAAGGAAGATAATTTTCAGATTCTGCCCATCAGTTTAGCTATAAATGAAGATGATGATTTTTTCTCCCGTTTATATTCTCCTGCTACTCTCCGAGGCAATACTTATGAGTGGCAATCGGAGGAAGTTCAAACTCTTGCGGTTCAATCATTATTGTTTACAGTAGAAAATGATAGTTGTGAACAAGTGTCTCCTGTGGCTTCTTTGATTAAAAATAATTTATCTTGGTTACAGGCAAATGGTAATCCGATTTGGAAAAAAGTGGATTTAAAACTATTCCACGATGAAACCCCAGAAAGAATGTCTCAGTGTGTTAGTCAATAAGGAGGAGAAATTAAAAATGAAGCATTGGTATAAGTTAGCTTTAATTAGCGTCATTAGCTGTGGATTTTTTGCTCAAGCAACTCCTGCATCTGCAGAAAGTCGTCTTACCTGTGAGTCTTACAAAGGGCGTTATAAATTTTGTGATGCTGACACTAGAGGGGGTGTCAAATTAATTCGTCAATTGAGTCAAACAGAGTGTCGTCAAGGAAGTACATGGGGCTACGATCGCAATGGTATTTGGGTTGATCGTGGTTGTAGTGCTGAATTTGCTGTCAGAGGAAGAGGAGATAATTACAACAACAATAATAATAGTAGTGGAAATAATACGGCGGCAATTATCGGTGGTGTTTTAGCGGTAGGTGCGATCGCAGCCGCTATTGCCAGTGGTTCAGATAATAACAGTGGTGGTAATTACAATAACTATGATGATCGAACAATTACTTGCAATTCTGACCGAGGAAATTATACCCGTTGTGGTGCAGATATTCGCAGAGGCGATCGTGTTGTGATGAGACGACAACTTAGTAATTCTGGATGTTGGGAAGGTAGTACGTGGGGCTACGATCGAGATGGTATTTGGGTTGATCAAGGATGTCGTGGGGTTTTTGAAATTAGAAGACGATAGTTTCGATGAGTGATAGATAAGATAGAGGTTTTAGGTATCAGGTGTTTTCCGTTAGGCAAGGAGAGTCTATTCTCTTGTTGCCCTCTTGTTTTATCAACTATTCATTTGTACTCTTTGCTTTTTAGCTATTATTACGATTGCTTATTGCCCACCTAAAAGAGAAATCATATCTAAAGTCAGCAACGACTGATAATATATTCATGTCTGAAAAATTACCCTCTTTATCCAAAAACATCCAACTCAGATTAGCTTATGACTTAGATTATTTGTTTTTAATAATAGGTTTCTTATTCTTTTTTATCTCACACCCATGACTCAAATTTATAGTGCTTTTACTTTATTTACCAGTTTATTAGTTGAGGCGATGCCCTTTTTATTAATGGGGGTGTTATTATCTAGTAGTTTAATTCTTTTTTTTGATGAAGGTAATTTAATTAAAAGAATCCCCAATCATCCTTTTTTAGGTTCAATAATTGGCAGTTTATTCGGTTTTTTCTTTCCTGTATGCGAATGTGGAAATATTCCCGTTGCCCGTCGTTTACTATTGCAGGGCTTACCTACTTCTGTAGCAATTTCCTTCCTTCTTGCCGCCCCTACCATTAATCCTATCGTTTTATGGTCAACTTATGTCGCTTTTAGAGGACAACCTGAAGTTTTTTGGTTAAGGATCATCTTTTCTTTGACTATCGCCATTGCAGTGGGTTGTATTTTTAGTTTACAAAAAGATCCTCGACCCCTGTTAAAACCTTTACTAGCAAAGCGTTTGACTGCTATTTTTGAGCAAATGGAAGCAAAAAAATCCCTTCAGACATCTTCCTCTCAACCAGAATACAGTCTTTTACAATCTGGTAGCTTTCTTCTTTCTCCTCAAGGGCAGACAGTCAAAATGGATCAAACTTTGTTAAAGTCTCCGGTTAATCCTAAAAATCAAGTTAGTAAGTCTTACAAGTGGAATTTATTTATTAGCAATGTTACGAACGAACTTAGAGAATTGGGTGGTGTGTTAATATTAGGAAGTGCGATCGCAGCTTCGATACAAGTTTTTGTCCCCAGAGAGATTATTTTAAATTTAGGACAAGATACCATCACTTCTATTATCTCAATGATGATTTTAGCCGCAGTTGTCTCTATTTGTTCGACGGTTGACTCATTTTTTGTTTTATCTTTTGCCTCCACTTTTACCACCGCTTCTTTAGTTGCATTTCTGGTTTTTGGACCTATGATTGATATAAAAGCGATCGGCTTAATGTTATCTATTTTTAAACCAAGAATGATTATTTATTTAATGGTAATCGTTGCTCAGTTAACTTTTATATTAACCCTTTCCTATAACTATTTATTCTAATTTTTATTATCAAAACCATGATTAACAACCTAATAAATAATAAAAAACAATGGTTTAATATTATAGATATAATAGCTATTTTTTCTTGGTCAATATTATTGTTCAAATATTGGGTAACAGGACAGCTTTATTTATTAATTCATCCTAATTATTTCTTATTAGTACTTATTAGCAGTATTGTTTTATTATTACTAGCTATAGCGAAGATATATCAAGTTTTTATTTATCATCAAAAAAATCCTAATTTTGAACAATTAGCAAATAGTCAACATAGCAACTTACTACCTAAAGGATGGGGAAGTAGCCTATTGATAGCTGTTGCGGTTTTAGGTTTAATTATCAATCCAATGGTTTTAAATAGCCAAACTGCAATGCAAAGAGGCGTAACAGACACCTTACCTCCCACAACCCTACAAACTCAATCTTTTCTCAATCAAATTCCCCCTGAAAAACGCTCTTTGATAGAATGGGTTAGAACCTTGAATGTATATCCTGAGCCAGATAATT is a window from the Cyanobacterium sp. Dongsha4 genome containing:
- the psb30 gene encoding photosystem II reaction center protein Ycf12/Psb30; translation: MDFISNFFSNLNLEVILQLTSVSFILIAGPVIVFILYALRGDL
- a CDS encoding YkgJ family cysteine cluster protein is translated as MNQWRCIENCGACCNLDPSDRPDLEQYLTQEELTLYLSMVGEDGWCINYDHELRKCNIYDDRPRFCRVKPDIFEQMYDIPLEEFEEFAIDCCHQQIEAVYGEESEEMERYISQVN
- a CDS encoding pyridoxal phosphate-dependent aminotransferase, with translation MTQLADPKGNCFAERISQVTPSITLTISAKAKAMKAEGLDVCSFSAGEPDFDTPNHIKEAAKKALDEGKTRYGAAAGELPLKNAIASKLQRDNNLNYQAENVIVTNGGKHALFNLIFALIESEDEVIIPVPYWLSYPEMVTLAGGKSIFVITSAENNYKITPEQLESAITPKTKLLILNSPSNPTGAVYTPEEIRSLAEIVVKQDILVVSDEIYEKILYEGATHLSIGAVNEEVFKRTIVCNGFAKAYSMTGWRVGYIAGSVDIIKGMTTIQSHTTSNVCSFAQYGAIAALESSQDCVKEMLEAFTERRKFMYSAIQSIQGISCPLPYGAFYLFVDISSTGLKSLEFCEKLLQQEKVATIPGIAFGDDNCIRLSYATDMTTIEKGMSRLDKFIRSV
- a CDS encoding molybdopterin-binding protein, which codes for MLNVNEVEQIISNLIKPIKDIELVSLSSVDNRVLAQDITSDLDFPYWDNSAMDGYAVKYSDVALASEKNPVILKVVEEIKTGYSPKKKLKMGEAARIFTGGMLPKGADTIVIQENTLRQGDNVSITHPPLKGEFVRHKGSFYQAGKCLISAGSRINAPEVAILATAQCLDIPVVRSPRIAIISTGDELISPQDTLQTGKIIDSNQYLIASFLKQNGAIPLPWGIIPDELDALEIAVTRALAEADWIISTGGVSVGEYDYVDKVIKKLGGEIKVKNVRMKPGKPLTIATFGENKLYFGIPGNPVSTMVTCWRFLKDAIAKLSGEINPSSLPIVKGITCNHLRSQGTRETYLWGYTNLVDGYYQFSMAEGSHNSGNLINLQGVNSLAIIPVGVNLIEMGDDVSIFLIN
- a CDS encoding TAXI family TRAP transporter solute-binding subunit, which produces MKRKSLRLIDSSPFLSGVLGITATVITSFSLLYPTVAQNVATEINIVAGDESGEYYGAAKDIEKLARENNLDIDIIATKGALQNIDDVFRYDSVSLGLTQSDILAFYNTFANDNEEIRRKAESLRIVLPLYQEEVHLITRKDIKSVQDLEGKIISIGDENSGTSATATTLLFQWGVNPQELLTYDVKRSIDALRDGEIDAMFYVVGAPAKVLTEQILKEDNFQILPISLAINEDDDFFSRLYSPATLRGNTYEWQSEEVQTLAVQSLLFTVENDSCEQVSPVASLIKNNLSWLQANGNPIWKKVDLKLFHDETPERMSQCVSQ
- a CDS encoding DUF3011 domain-containing protein; translated protein: MKHWYKLALISVISCGFFAQATPASAESRLTCESYKGRYKFCDADTRGGVKLIRQLSQTECRQGSTWGYDRNGIWVDRGCSAEFAVRGRGDNYNNNNNSSGNNTAAIIGGVLAVGAIAAAIASGSDNNSGGNYNNYDDRTITCNSDRGNYTRCGADIRRGDRVVMRRQLSNSGCWEGSTWGYDRDGIWVDQGCRGVFEIRRR
- a CDS encoding permease, yielding MTQIYSAFTLFTSLLVEAMPFLLMGVLLSSSLILFFDEGNLIKRIPNHPFLGSIIGSLFGFFFPVCECGNIPVARRLLLQGLPTSVAISFLLAAPTINPIVLWSTYVAFRGQPEVFWLRIIFSLTIAIAVGCIFSLQKDPRPLLKPLLAKRLTAIFEQMEAKKSLQTSSSQPEYSLLQSGSFLLSPQGQTVKMDQTLLKSPVNPKNQVSKSYKWNLFISNVTNELRELGGVLILGSAIAASIQVFVPREIILNLGQDTITSIISMMILAAVVSICSTVDSFFVLSFASTFTTASLVAFLVFGPMIDIKAIGLMLSIFKPRMIIYLMVIVAQLTFILTLSYNYLF
- a CDS encoding TIGR03943 family putative permease subunit, giving the protein MINNLINNKKQWFNIIDIIAIFSWSILLFKYWVTGQLYLLIHPNYFLLVLISSIVLLLLAIAKIYQVFIYHQKNPNFEQLANSQHSNLLPKGWGSSLLIAVAVLGLIINPMVLNSQTAMQRGVTDTLPPTTLQTQSFLNQIPPEKRSLIEWVRTLNVYPEPDNYIGQPANITGFVVHLDHLPENYIYLSRFVLTCCAVDAYPVGILVELPDSRNEFPPDSWLEVQGLMNTVTLPALEVSENKLIREKRQLVLQAQMVKTIPTPSNPYAY